A genomic region of Haemorhous mexicanus isolate bHaeMex1 chromosome 14, bHaeMex1.pri, whole genome shotgun sequence contains the following coding sequences:
- the LPAR4 gene encoding lysophosphatidic acid receptor 4 encodes MGNHSNNHTCLTDDSFKYNLYGAVYSVVFILGLITNCASLFVFLFRMKMRSETAIFMTNLAVSDLLFVFTLPFKIFYNFNRHWPFGDSLCKISGTAFLTNIYGSMLFLTCISVDRFLAIVYPFRSRTIRTRRNSAIVCAGVWILVLSGGISASLFSTTNVSNTSTTCFEGFSKRIWKTYLSKITIFIEVVGFIIPLLLNLTCSSLVLRTLRKPATLSQIGTNKEKVLKMIIVHVAIFVVCFVPYNSILFLYALVRSQAIANCSLERFARTMYPITLCIATLNCCFDPFIYYFTSESFQKSFNIKTQIKMDSLFKTEMPLTKTALPAPQDEISDQAITNGGDPTSESHF; translated from the coding sequence ATGGGAAACCACAGCAACAACCATACCTGCCTGACAGATGATTCCTTCAAGTACAACCTGTACGGAGCCGTGTACAGCGTGGTCTTCATCCTTGGCTTGATCACAAACTGCGCCTCCCTCTTCGTCTTCCTCTTCCGGATGAAGATGCGGAGCGAGACGGCCATTTTCATGACCAACCTGGCGGTTTCAGACTTGCTTTTTGTCTTCACTTTGCCCTTTAAGATTTTCTACAACTTCAACCGGCACTGGCCCTTCGGGGACAGCCTGTGCAAGATCTCGGGCACGGCGTTCCTCACCAACATCTATGGGAGCATGCTGTTCCTCACCTGCATCAGTGTGGATCGCTTCCTGGCCATCGTGTATCCCTTCCGCTCCCGCACCATCCGCACCAGGAGGAATTCCGCCATCGTCTGCGCCGGCGTTTGGATCCTGGTCCTCAGCGGAGGAATTTCGGCCTCGCTGTTCTCCACCACCAACGTGTCCAACACCAGCACCACCTGTTTCGAAGGGTTCTCCAAAAGGATCTGGAAAACCTACCTGTCCAAGATCACCATATTTATCGAGGTGGTGGGATTCATCATCCCTCTGCTGCTCAACCTCACGTGCTCCTCGCTGGTTCTCCGGACTTTACGGAAGCCGGCCACCCTGTCCCAGATTGGGACGAACAAGGAGAAAGTGCTGAAGATGATCATCGTGCACGTGGCCATTTTCGTCGTGTGCTTTGTCCCCTACAACTCCATCCTGTTCCTGTACGCGCTCGTGCGCTCCCAGGCCATCGCCAACTGCTCCCTGGAGAGGTTTGCCAGGACCATGTATCCCATCACGTTGTGCATCGCCACCCTCAACTGCTGCTTCGACCCCTTCATCTACTACTTCACCTCCGAGTCCTTCCAGAAGTCCTTCAACATCAAAACCCAGATCAAAATGGATTCTCTCTTCAAGACAGAGATGCCGCTCACAAAGACGGCGCTGCCGGCGCCGCAGGATGAGATCAGTGACCAGGCCATCACCAACGGAGGAGATCCCACATCTGAATCCCATTTCTAG